Proteins from one Dysgonomonas sp. HDW5A genomic window:
- a CDS encoding RNA polymerase sigma-70 factor, with protein sequence MEVNNTYNALFEEIRNDNTEAYRNLYSQFYAPLCMFAQRYIQDVRVAEDCVQEVFLKIWKDRQKIIISSSVRSYLLTSVRNMCLNLIEKQKLELTYEQYILTNYDEYDADDLYSVQELTVLIEKAIDKLPEKYQTVFRMSRFENLKNKEIAEKLNISIKTVEAYMTKSLMMISVELGKYYPVLLIIYFLEKISNNP encoded by the coding sequence ATGGAGGTCAATAATACATATAATGCATTATTTGAAGAAATTCGGAATGATAATACTGAAGCATACCGTAATTTGTATAGCCAGTTTTATGCTCCATTGTGTATGTTTGCTCAACGCTATATTCAAGATGTGAGAGTTGCAGAAGACTGTGTACAAGAGGTTTTCTTGAAAATATGGAAAGACCGTCAAAAAATAATAATTTCTAGTTCTGTTCGCTCTTATTTGCTTACATCGGTTCGAAATATGTGCTTGAACCTGATTGAGAAACAAAAGCTTGAACTCACCTATGAACAATATATCTTGACAAATTATGACGAATATGATGCGGACGATTTATATTCGGTTCAGGAATTGACTGTATTAATAGAAAAGGCAATAGATAAACTTCCCGAAAAATATCAAACCGTTTTTCGTATGAGCCGGTTCGAAAACCTCAAAAATAAAGAGATTGCCGAAAAATTAAATATATCAATAAAAACAGTTGAAGCCTATATGACTAAGTCGTTGATGATGATTAGTGTAGAGCTAGGGAAGTATTATCCCGTATTGTTAATTATTTATTTTCTCGAAAAGATATCAAATAATCCATAG
- a CDS encoding RagB/SusD family nutrient uptake outer membrane protein, with protein sequence MKLYKILFIIPLFLLASCDLDREPFGVSNFWNNEADAWLGLNAAYEPFYNEEGFGRGHFWAGPASDDMVINRNKNDDDQLTKFIATSNASGGQFSNWQLMYRTIRRANDVMANVPNITMSDKSRDLILGEANFLCAYTYFYLAKRYGGLPFYDWRKPLEINKPRETKTETYVRIEAYLKEAISHFEAQGAWTREKDDLGRPNLGAAYGLLAKVYAHWGKYAEAKAAAEKVINSGKYSLDKTGNNGYAHLFSLAGEKHDEVLFNLVNKPIRNQGTVTSVILLSGTLSGGTGWYYFAPTKSLYDAFQAGDLRRRVTLAGEGDEVHFLGKTTVLTSTMIRDMTTGYMGTKYSAAYNELTSWNWETGADVPLLRYSDVLLIHAEAEIFLAGGGPANRTKGVPAAASSFNEVRVRAFGGDVTKAIAAPTFNDLVRERRCELAYEDERHYDLVRWGLAKEVYAAATTVTDPRGPRSFDPVKNAHFPIPQKEIENTDYLLVNNPKPGYSTFE encoded by the coding sequence ATGAAACTATATAAAATATTATTTATTATACCATTATTCCTGCTCGCATCTTGTGATTTGGATAGAGAACCTTTCGGGGTATCTAACTTCTGGAATAACGAAGCTGATGCATGGTTGGGCTTAAATGCCGCTTATGAACCATTTTATAATGAAGAAGGATTTGGACGTGGTCATTTCTGGGCAGGACCTGCCAGTGACGATATGGTTATTAACCGTAATAAAAACGATGACGATCAGTTGACTAAATTTATTGCCACATCGAATGCTTCGGGTGGGCAGTTCAGCAACTGGCAGTTAATGTACCGTACTATCCGCCGTGCCAATGATGTAATGGCGAATGTTCCCAATATTACCATGTCGGATAAAAGCCGTGACTTGATTTTAGGTGAAGCTAATTTTTTATGTGCATACACTTATTTCTATTTGGCTAAAAGATACGGAGGATTACCATTTTATGATTGGAGAAAACCTTTGGAAATAAATAAACCAAGGGAAACAAAAACCGAAACATACGTACGTATCGAAGCTTATTTGAAAGAGGCTATCAGCCATTTCGAAGCTCAAGGAGCATGGACAAGAGAAAAAGATGATTTGGGAAGACCTAATTTAGGTGCAGCCTATGGATTATTGGCTAAAGTATATGCTCACTGGGGTAAATATGCGGAAGCTAAAGCAGCAGCCGAAAAGGTTATTAATTCGGGTAAGTATTCTTTGGATAAAACAGGTAATAACGGGTATGCTCATTTGTTTTCTTTAGCAGGAGAAAAACACGATGAGGTTCTTTTCAACTTGGTAAATAAACCTATCAGAAATCAAGGAACGGTAACGTCTGTGATTCTTCTTTCTGGAACATTATCCGGAGGTACAGGATGGTATTATTTTGCTCCTACAAAGAGCTTGTATGATGCTTTCCAAGCAGGTGATTTACGTCGCAGAGTAACTTTGGCAGGAGAAGGCGATGAGGTTCATTTCTTAGGTAAAACTACAGTTTTGACTTCAACAATGATTCGCGATATGACTACCGGATACATGGGTACAAAATATAGTGCAGCTTATAACGAACTTACATCGTGGAACTGGGAAACAGGAGCCGATGTGCCTTTGTTACGTTATTCGGATGTATTGTTAATACATGCCGAGGCCGAAATATTCTTAGCCGGAGGCGGTCCTGCCAACAGAACTAAGGGAGTCCCTGCCGCAGCATCTTCATTTAACGAAGTACGTGTTCGTGCTTTCGGCGGCGATGTAACCAAAGCTATTGCAGCACCTACATTTAACGATTTGGTAAGAGAACGTCGTTGCGAATTGGCTTATGAGGACGAGCGCCACTATGACTTGGTTCGTTGGGGATTAGCTAAAGAAGTGTATGCAGCAGCAACTACCGTAACAGATCCAAGAGGTCCCCGATCTTTTGATCCGGTGAAGAATGCACATTTCCCTATCCCTCAAAAAGAGATCGAGAATACAGATTATTTATTGGTGAATAATCCAAAACCGGGGTATTCAACTTTTGAATAA
- a CDS encoding FecR family protein: protein MDKDRLEDLINKFFLKRLSNEEKVEFEDLLKSSDEARKIFRQWSFINRGLQTIEFNKTCTPPEFNISLKQKVKRRTLWMQYIRNAAAVLTIPLLISLLYLLVGKDGLTKPTSYELSYTNTNSKAILITLPDSSKVYLYAKSTLKYPSLFTDHERHVKLTGEATFEVVSDPENPFYVETLDGVKVKAYGTKFNVYGYDDDDIVQVYLERGKVNFSSPYLNEPTKMRAATKLEFSRKNKSVKVSPADASEYEAYEKGVLLFRSASLERIAKKLSRVYDIDIDIQDNEIRYYPITGVFEDKSVDQIMDLLQMSSPGLKWKREEDKIVLYKK from the coding sequence ATGGACAAGGATAGACTAGAAGACCTGATTAATAAATTTTTCCTCAAACGATTGTCGAATGAAGAAAAAGTGGAATTTGAAGATTTACTAAAATCGTCGGATGAAGCTAGGAAAATATTCCGTCAATGGAGTTTTATAAACAGAGGTTTGCAGACTATCGAGTTTAATAAGACATGTACTCCTCCTGAATTTAATATCAGTTTAAAACAAAAAGTAAAGCGCAGAACTTTGTGGATGCAATATATTAGAAATGCAGCCGCTGTTCTTACGATTCCTTTATTAATAAGTTTATTATATCTGTTGGTAGGAAAAGACGGTTTGACAAAACCAACTTCCTACGAATTAAGTTATACCAATACCAACAGTAAAGCTATCCTCATAACTCTGCCCGATAGCTCAAAAGTATATCTGTATGCCAAGTCTACTTTAAAATATCCAAGTTTATTTACGGATCACGAACGTCATGTGAAATTGACCGGTGAGGCTACATTCGAAGTTGTATCTGACCCCGAGAATCCTTTCTATGTAGAAACATTAGATGGTGTGAAGGTCAAAGCTTATGGTACAAAGTTTAATGTATATGGGTATGACGATGATGACATTGTGCAAGTATATCTCGAAAGGGGCAAAGTGAATTTTAGTTCACCCTATCTGAATGAACCCACCAAAATGAGAGCAGCAACAAAGCTTGAGTTTAGCCGAAAAAACAAAAGCGTAAAGGTTTCGCCTGCCGATGCTTCGGAATATGAAGCTTATGAGAAAGGAGTCTTACTGTTTCGAAGTGCATCATTGGAGCGGATAGCCAAGAAGCTGTCGAGAGTATATGATATCGACATAGATATTCAAGATAATGAAATACGGTATTATCCTATAACGGGAGTATTCGAAGATAAGTCTGTTGATCAGATAATGGATCTGTTACAGATGAGTTCACCCGGTTTGAAGTGGAAAAGAGAGGAAGACAAAATAGTATTGTATAAAAAATAA
- a CDS encoding malate dehydrogenase: MKTLTNEKLTIIGAAGMIGSNMAQTAIMMGLTSEICLYDPYPTGLEGVAEELLQCGFDGVNLTYTSDIKEALTNSSYIISSGGAARKQGMTREDLLKGNAEIAIAFGKDIKTYCPEVKHVVVIFNPADITGLLTLLYSGLKPNQVSTLAALDSTRLRNELAKHFAISPDKIKNCRTYGGHGEEMAVFASTATIDGKPLNSLIGGTDLSNQEWADLKIRVIQGGKHIMDLRGRSSFQSPAYLSVEMIRAAMGGESFKWPAGVYVSNHKYNHIMMAMETTIDKNGIVYEEIEGTPAEFADLNKSYKHLCELRDELIASNVIPPINEWKTINNHL, encoded by the coding sequence ATGAAAACTCTTACAAACGAAAAACTTACAATTATCGGAGCTGCGGGAATGATTGGCTCTAATATGGCGCAAACAGCCATAATGATGGGGCTTACTTCTGAAATCTGCTTATACGATCCATATCCGACAGGTCTTGAGGGAGTTGCCGAAGAGCTGCTTCAATGTGGATTCGATGGTGTCAACCTGACGTATACATCAGATATAAAAGAGGCTTTAACCAACAGTTCTTATATAATATCTTCGGGAGGTGCTGCCCGTAAACAAGGTATGACGCGTGAAGATTTACTGAAAGGGAATGCCGAAATTGCCATTGCTTTTGGTAAAGATATTAAAACTTATTGTCCGGAAGTAAAACATGTGGTGGTGATATTTAATCCTGCCGACATTACAGGTCTTTTAACCTTACTATATTCGGGATTGAAACCCAATCAAGTAAGTACACTGGCTGCATTGGATAGTACCCGTTTGAGAAATGAATTGGCTAAACATTTCGCGATTAGTCCCGATAAAATAAAGAATTGTCGTACCTATGGAGGACATGGCGAAGAAATGGCTGTCTTTGCTTCTACTGCCACTATAGATGGAAAACCGTTGAATAGTTTGATTGGAGGTACTGATTTAAGTAATCAAGAATGGGCAGATTTGAAAATAAGAGTAATTCAAGGAGGAAAGCATATTATGGATTTACGTGGCAGGTCTTCTTTTCAAAGTCCGGCCTATCTTTCAGTTGAAATGATCCGTGCCGCTATGGGAGGCGAATCATTTAAATGGCCTGCGGGAGTGTATGTTTCTAACCATAAATACAATCATATTATGATGGCTATGGAGACTACAATAGATAAAAACGGAATTGTGTATGAAGAGATAGAAGGTACTCCGGCTGAATTTGCAGATCTTAATAAAAGTTATAAGCATCTTTGTGAATTACGTGATGAGTTGATCGCTTCAAATGTTATACCTCCTATCAATGAATGGAAAACCATAAATAATCATCTGTGA
- a CDS encoding TonB-dependent receptor produces MKKKKEFLGKRYRYLLLAGLCLSSFTIQAKQNKSISLNKPQSTIREVLNEIEQKTAYSFVYNDRIVDANKIVSVKATDKPVSDILDEVFENSNVSYTIVDNQIVLSVANKAKESQQDDKRTVKGTLKDAQGLGLPGVSVIVKGKTTGTVTDLDGNYSIEVPDNATLIFTYIGYLPQEVKVGSKQDVNVVLKEDNKALDEVVVVGYTTQKKADLTGAVSSVKMSNLEDMANVDINSALQGRMSGVTVLQSSGAPGAGTSIRIRGMGTFGNNDPLYIIDGMPADNMNDVNPNDIERIDVLKDAASAAIYGSRAANGVVIIQTKKGSKSDRVNVTFNTFQGFSTPQRKIDLLNAQQRNMIHLEAYENDLNGAAPSDKVKEKMAYYKSPFAQDTRTNWQDEVFTNSAYQGNYDLSVAGGSEKMKYNIMGGHLTQDGILKGTSFKRTTFRVNTETDITKNLKFGENLMITHSKQNIVPDMSASGAIISALRADPSVPVYDENGNLSGSGQLGADIQNPVGIINRADRVRTRDRIFGNVYAQYSILENLTLKTDFGYDWSKWQDKWFNARVPEAGRASNTNELTQRDWQSTRWINTTTLKYDKTIGKSKFMVLGGYSYEEFDMNYTNARGTDFISEDPSQRYLSSATNIAWMQGGREQWALQSYFARLDYSFADRYLLSVNFRGDGSSKFAKANRWGYFPSISGGWRISEEQFFDPLRNSAIQNLKIRASWGKLGNQNIFSNYPTKVIIQNTTDDDGYNVVFGQNETATIGRYEASLANPNLKWEVTTQTNVGLDVSFLNHFDFTFDYYNKNATDVLIQVPAPSLAGITQDPWQNAAEVQNTGMDMNLSYNTKIKDLQLNAYGNFSTVRNKVRSLGTGSSSFFTSSYRGTNISRTVAGEPIAHFYGYKTGGIFKSEEEINNYKNSEGVLYQPNAKPGDLKFIDVNGDGKVDGNDRTNIGSGFPKFTYGFGTDLTYKGFDLSLFFQGVSGYKIFNALKYEGMFVDPRYNQYADIMNRYHAVNNPNGSLPRVTIEDKNSNQRMSDYYVDKGDYLRLKVLTVGYTLDKNLVRKIGMQNVRLYVTMQNLFTITGYKGYDPDLGEAYADDVDVSGVSEVGVDRGQFPQPKTFIMGLNINF; encoded by the coding sequence ATGAAGAAGAAAAAAGAATTTTTAGGAAAGAGATACCGCTATCTCTTGTTAGCCGGGTTGTGTTTATCATCATTCACCATTCAGGCGAAGCAGAATAAATCTATCTCATTAAACAAACCTCAATCGACTATTCGTGAGGTGTTGAATGAAATAGAGCAAAAAACTGCTTACAGTTTCGTGTATAATGACCGGATTGTGGATGCAAATAAAATTGTATCAGTAAAAGCAACCGATAAACCTGTATCGGATATTCTGGACGAAGTGTTTGAAAATTCAAATGTTTCTTACACCATAGTAGATAATCAGATTGTACTTTCTGTTGCTAATAAAGCAAAAGAATCGCAACAAGATGACAAAAGAACAGTAAAAGGAACCTTAAAAGATGCTCAGGGGTTAGGATTGCCCGGTGTGAGCGTTATTGTAAAAGGTAAAACTACAGGTACTGTAACCGATTTAGATGGAAACTATTCAATAGAAGTACCCGACAATGCAACTCTTATATTTACTTATATCGGATATTTACCTCAGGAAGTAAAAGTAGGAAGTAAACAAGATGTAAATGTTGTATTGAAAGAAGACAACAAGGCTTTGGATGAAGTGGTAGTAGTTGGTTATACTACTCAGAAGAAAGCCGACCTGACAGGGGCTGTATCATCTGTAAAGATGTCTAATCTGGAAGATATGGCTAATGTAGATATCAACAGTGCTTTGCAAGGACGTATGTCAGGGGTTACCGTATTACAAAGTAGTGGTGCTCCGGGTGCAGGTACATCTATCCGTATTCGTGGTATGGGTACATTTGGTAACAACGATCCGTTGTACATTATCGATGGCATGCCGGCTGATAATATGAATGATGTGAATCCTAACGATATAGAGCGTATTGACGTACTGAAAGATGCTGCTTCGGCTGCTATTTACGGTTCGCGTGCTGCCAATGGGGTTGTAATTATTCAAACCAAAAAAGGTAGTAAATCGGACAGGGTAAATGTTACTTTCAATACATTTCAGGGATTTTCGACTCCACAACGTAAAATCGATTTGTTGAATGCTCAACAACGAAATATGATTCACCTCGAAGCATACGAAAACGATTTGAACGGAGCTGCTCCAAGCGATAAGGTAAAAGAAAAAATGGCTTATTATAAAAGCCCTTTTGCTCAGGATACAAGAACTAACTGGCAAGACGAAGTATTTACAAACTCGGCTTATCAAGGAAACTATGACTTGTCGGTAGCAGGTGGATCCGAAAAAATGAAATATAATATTATGGGGGGGCATCTTACCCAAGATGGTATATTGAAAGGAACCAGCTTTAAGCGTACCACTTTCCGTGTGAATACAGAAACTGATATCACCAAGAATCTGAAATTCGGAGAGAACTTGATGATTACTCACTCTAAACAAAATATTGTTCCCGATATGTCGGCTTCGGGTGCTATCATTTCGGCATTACGTGCAGACCCTTCTGTACCTGTATATGACGAAAATGGTAACTTAAGCGGAAGTGGTCAATTAGGAGCTGATATACAGAATCCTGTGGGGATTATCAATAGAGCTGACCGTGTAAGAACAAGAGACCGTATTTTTGGTAACGTATATGCTCAATACAGTATACTTGAAAACCTGACTCTTAAAACTGACTTTGGATATGATTGGTCTAAATGGCAGGACAAATGGTTTAACGCACGTGTACCCGAAGCAGGTCGTGCTTCTAATACCAATGAGTTAACTCAAAGAGACTGGCAAAGTACAAGATGGATCAATACAACTACTTTGAAATACGATAAAACAATCGGAAAGAGTAAATTTATGGTTCTGGGTGGATATTCGTATGAAGAATTTGATATGAATTACACCAATGCCCGTGGTACTGATTTTATTTCTGAAGATCCTTCACAACGTTATTTAAGTTCTGCTACCAATATTGCATGGATGCAAGGCGGACGCGAACAGTGGGCACTTCAATCGTATTTTGCCCGTTTAGATTATTCATTTGCTGACAGATATTTATTGTCGGTGAACTTCCGTGGCGATGGTTCATCTAAGTTTGCAAAAGCTAATCGTTGGGGATATTTTCCATCTATATCAGGAGGATGGCGTATTTCGGAAGAACAATTCTTCGATCCGTTGAGAAATTCGGCAATACAAAATCTTAAAATACGTGCAAGTTGGGGTAAATTGGGTAACCAAAATATCTTTAGTAACTATCCAACCAAAGTAATTATTCAAAATACAACAGACGATGATGGTTATAATGTAGTATTTGGTCAGAACGAGACTGCTACGATAGGACGTTACGAAGCATCTTTGGCAAATCCGAATCTTAAATGGGAGGTAACTACTCAAACTAACGTTGGTTTGGATGTATCGTTCTTGAATCATTTTGATTTTACATTCGATTATTACAATAAAAATGCGACAGATGTATTGATTCAGGTTCCGGCTCCTTCGTTGGCTGGTATTACACAAGATCCTTGGCAAAATGCGGCAGAAGTTCAGAATACAGGTATGGATATGAATTTGTCGTACAATACAAAGATTAAGGATTTACAGTTAAACGCATACGGTAACTTCAGTACAGTGCGAAACAAAGTTCGTTCGTTGGGAACAGGAAGCAGTTCTTTCTTTACCAGTTCGTACAGAGGTACTAATATTTCAAGAACTGTTGCCGGAGAGCCAATTGCACACTTCTACGGTTATAAAACAGGTGGAATATTCAAGAGTGAAGAGGAAATAAATAATTATAAAAACAGCGAAGGCGTTCTTTATCAACCTAATGCTAAACCGGGTGACCTTAAGTTTATAGATGTAAACGGTGATGGAAAAGTGGATGGAAATGACAGAACCAATATTGGTAGTGGGTTCCCTAAATTTACATATGGTTTTGGTACAGACTTGACTTATAAAGGCTTCGACTTGAGCCTCTTCTTCCAAGGAGTATCCGGATATAAGATTTTTAATGCGTTGAAGTATGAAGGCATGTTTGTAGATCCTAGATACAATCAATATGCTGATATAATGAATCGTTATCATGCTGTGAACAACCCTAACGGGTCGTTGCCCCGAGTAACTATTGAAGATAAAAACTCGAATCAAAGAATGTCCGACTACTATGTAGATAAAGGAGATTATTTGAGATTGAAAGTACTTACAGTAGGTTATACTCTTGATAAAAATCTGGTAAGAAAAATTGGTATGCAAAACGTAAGGTTGTACGTGACCATGCAAAACCTGTTTACTATTACCGGTTATAAAGGCTATGATCCTGATTTAGGAGAAGCATATGCCGATGATGTGGATGTGAGCGGAGTGTCTGAAGTAGGTGTAGACCGTGGACAATTCCCTCAACCAAAAACATTCATTATGGGTCTTAATATTAACTTCTAA
- a CDS encoding GH92 family glycosyl hydrolase, which produces MDMKKLIISIFSTLLLVGCSSSPKSPIDYVDPFIGTGFHGHTYPGATVPYGAVQLSPDTRNEGWDAASGYHYSDSTILGFSHTHLSGTGCSDLADILFHPTTQELKLKPEGYIFDPLPFSHKDEKASPGYYSVDFKTEGIKAELTATTYTGVHRYTFAKNKNMSIVIDMAHLITDEVIDSLIIKKTAPNEITGMRRTQGWVPNQYVFFVAQFSKDFEGVDIVNDGVILAADADPQTNNVQAVLKFGTSTGEPIIAKVGISIVSLENARENLLNDVKDFDFDNVHQQARTLWTEALSDIVVEGGSEHDLKNFYTAQYHAKIVPNIVSDVNGQYRRRDMTIGQLEKGKKHYSTFSIWDTFRAWNPLVTLTDSKLVSDMITSYLDMYDASGELPIWPLSAGETGTMIGYHSASVIADAYMKGIRDFDVEKAFEAMKVSSNINKKGSDYYVKYGFIPSNIKKESVSCLLEYAYDDWAIAQMAKDLGREDDYKEYSERALSYINVFDGHTKFFRGKRMDGNWDSPFNPFEPGRAYTEATAWQYRFFVPHDVNGLIQLFGGEESFTAQLDSLFVVESKLDGNMVDITGLIGQYAHGNEPSHHMAYLYNYVGQPWKTQEMTRRILTEMYQPTPEGISGNEDCGQMSAWYILSSLGLYAVCPGSNELVLTTPLFEKATIKLGNGKTLVIKANDPQKNIYIDKVVLNGKAIDKNFVTYQQLLEGGELDFTLTNIPNKDRGIGGDAYPYSLTKGLVVSIPFTTKDLDLFLDDIEVDLASATQGAKIYYTLDGSEPTEASALYTSPVKLTASTLIKAKAFKENYTPSRTFTINATKAVLASPKIAQAKMNGTNFRYYEGLYKVVGDIEKSSLIESGTMPEPSIKGAKQADHFAYIFSGLISIPEDGVYEFMTRSDDGSVLYINDLKVVDNDGSHGAISATGRIALKKGFHPYRLLYFEDYEGEELSWGWRVPGSDKFVPIPALNLFTN; this is translated from the coding sequence ATTGACATGAAAAAACTAATAATTTCTATATTCTCTACGCTGCTGTTAGTGGGATGTTCTTCGTCTCCTAAAAGCCCGATTGACTATGTAGACCCTTTTATAGGAACAGGGTTTCACGGACATACCTATCCGGGGGCAACCGTACCTTACGGTGCTGTGCAATTAAGTCCCGATACTCGTAATGAAGGATGGGATGCCGCATCCGGCTATCATTATAGCGACAGTACTATTCTGGGATTTTCCCATACACATTTGAGTGGAACAGGGTGTTCCGATCTGGCAGATATTCTATTTCATCCTACTACACAAGAATTAAAACTGAAACCCGAAGGGTATATTTTCGATCCTCTTCCATTCTCGCATAAGGACGAAAAAGCTTCACCGGGATATTATTCCGTTGATTTTAAAACCGAAGGTATAAAAGCCGAACTAACAGCTACTACATATACAGGTGTTCACAGATACACTTTTGCAAAAAATAAAAACATGTCGATAGTTATCGATATGGCACACCTTATAACAGATGAGGTAATTGATTCTTTAATAATAAAGAAAACTGCTCCGAATGAAATAACAGGAATGCGAAGAACTCAAGGATGGGTTCCTAATCAATATGTGTTTTTTGTAGCTCAGTTTTCTAAAGATTTTGAGGGTGTCGATATTGTAAATGACGGAGTAATACTGGCTGCCGATGCTGACCCTCAAACCAATAATGTACAAGCCGTTTTAAAATTCGGAACATCTACAGGTGAACCAATTATTGCTAAAGTGGGTATATCTATTGTCAGTCTGGAAAATGCGAGAGAAAACCTATTGAATGATGTAAAGGATTTCGATTTTGATAATGTGCATCAGCAAGCCAGAACACTTTGGACAGAAGCTCTTTCGGATATTGTTGTAGAAGGAGGTTCGGAACATGACTTGAAAAACTTCTATACAGCTCAATATCACGCTAAAATTGTACCTAATATTGTAAGTGATGTAAATGGTCAATACCGCAGACGTGATATGACCATCGGTCAATTGGAAAAAGGAAAAAAACATTATTCCACTTTTTCTATTTGGGATACATTCCGTGCATGGAATCCATTGGTAACTCTTACCGATAGTAAATTGGTCTCGGATATGATTACTTCTTATCTCGATATGTACGATGCTTCGGGCGAATTGCCTATCTGGCCGCTTTCGGCAGGCGAAACAGGTACGATGATAGGTTATCATTCGGCTTCGGTTATTGCCGATGCTTATATGAAAGGCATCCGTGATTTTGATGTAGAGAAAGCTTTCGAAGCTATGAAAGTATCATCTAACATAAATAAAAAAGGTTCGGACTATTATGTGAAATACGGGTTTATACCTTCCAATATCAAGAAGGAATCCGTATCATGTCTTTTGGAATATGCTTATGACGATTGGGCAATTGCTCAAATGGCAAAAGATTTAGGTCGTGAAGACGATTACAAAGAATATTCGGAACGTGCTTTGTCATACATCAATGTATTTGACGGACATACTAAATTTTTTAGGGGCAAACGTATGGACGGAAATTGGGATAGCCCCTTCAATCCATTCGAACCCGGACGTGCATATACTGAGGCTACGGCTTGGCAATACAGGTTCTTTGTACCTCACGATGTGAATGGTTTGATCCAGTTATTTGGTGGAGAAGAATCTTTTACGGCACAATTGGATAGCTTATTTGTGGTAGAATCGAAATTAGATGGCAATATGGTCGATATTACCGGCTTGATAGGTCAGTATGCACATGGAAACGAGCCTAGCCATCACATGGCATATCTGTATAACTACGTGGGGCAGCCTTGGAAAACGCAAGAAATGACACGCCGTATTCTTACCGAAATGTATCAGCCAACACCCGAAGGAATCAGCGGGAATGAAGATTGCGGTCAGATGTCGGCTTGGTATATATTGAGTAGCTTGGGACTATATGCTGTGTGTCCCGGATCTAATGAACTTGTTCTGACGACTCCTTTATTCGAAAAGGCAACTATTAAATTAGGCAATGGCAAAACGTTGGTTATCAAAGCAAATGATCCTCAAAAGAATATATATATAGATAAGGTTGTATTGAATGGAAAAGCGATTGATAAAAACTTTGTTACCTATCAGCAATTATTAGAAGGCGGAGAGTTAGATTTTACATTAACCAATATCCCAAACAAAGATCGTGGAATAGGTGGAGATGCTTATCCTTATTCGTTGACCAAAGGACTGGTAGTATCAATTCCATTTACAACCAAAGATCTGGATTTGTTCTTAGATGATATAGAAGTTGATTTGGCTTCCGCCACTCAGGGTGCTAAGATATATTACACACTGGATGGTTCGGAACCTACCGAAGCTTCGGCTTTATATACGTCTCCTGTCAAGCTAACAGCTTCGACTTTGATTAAAGCAAAAGCTTTCAAAGAGAATTATACGCCAAGCAGAACATTTACTATCAATGCTACAAAAGCTGTATTGGCTAGCCCTAAGATTGCTCAGGCAAAAATGAACGGAACGAACTTCCGTTATTACGAAGGATTGTACAAAGTAGTAGGGGATATCGAAAAGTCTTCATTGATAGAATCGGGTACAATGCCCGAACCGTCTATTAAGGGGGCAAAGCAAGCAGATCATTTTGCATATATATTCTCGGGATTGATTTCTATACCCGAAGATGGGGTATATGAGTTTATGACTCGCTCCGATGATGGTAGTGTGTTGTATATCAATGATCTGAAAGTGGTTGATAACGATGGTTCACACGGAGCTATCTCGGCAACGGGAAGGATTGCTTTGAAAAAAGGTTTCCATCCGTATCGCTTATTATATTTTGAAGATTACGAAGGAGAAGAATTGAGTTGGGGTTGGAGAGTCCCCGGATCGGACAAGTTTGTTCCGATACCTGCCTTGAATTTATTTACAAATTGA